The Bdellovibrio bacteriovorus genomic interval TTATTGCGATAGAACACGGCCGCTTGTCCCGGAGTCACCGCACGTTGTGGTTCTTGAAATTTAAGTCTATAGCCTGTTTCCGTTTTGAAAACTTGCGCCAGTGAACCTTTGTGCTGGTAACGAATCTTCACACTCATGACTTCGCCGTCTTGAACTTCGTCCAAAAGCTTCGGATCTACCACGGTGACTTCAAGGGCATGTAGGTGAGATTCCTCACCTACCCAAACCGTATTGTCAGCAGAGTCGATTTTAATCACGAAAAGTTTTTCATGATGATCCATACCCAGGCCTTTACTTTGACCAATTGTGAAATTGTGAATGCCTTCATGAGAAGCCATCACTTCACCGGCTGGATAGCGTTTGATCAGACCTTTTTTAGACGCCAGGATGGTTTTATCCACTTGGCCTTTAATAAAGTTCTGATAACCCTGATTACCCACGAAGCAAATACCTTGAGAGTCTTTTTTGCGAGCTGTCACCAAACCACGGCTTTCAGAGTAGGCACGGACTTCAGGCTTTTTCATATCGCCGACGGGAAATAACAACTTCGGAACAAGCTCTGGATCAATAGTGAATAAGAAATACGTTTGATCTTTCCAGTCGTCTGTTGACGTGTGAATGGAAGCTTTGCCGTTTTCATCGTAAACGATCTTTGCGTAGTGACCTGTTGCCAGGTAATCGCACTCAAGCTCACGCATCTTTTTAACCAAGTGATCAAACTTCAAGTACGTATTGCAGTTCACGCACGGAAGTGGTGTTTGTCCTTCAAGATAAGCTTTTAAAAAAGGATCAATAACGGCTGCGCGGAATTTCGCCTCGCAGTTTAAAACATAGAATGGAATTCCTAAACGATCGGCTACGGCACGAGCATCATCAACGTCGATGCTTGAGCAGCAAGTCCCATTCCCTTCTTCGATATCACAAGTCGAGTAATCCCAGACTTGCATTGTCGCCCCAATAACTTCGTACCCCTGTTCGACCAAGAGCGCAGCCGCGGCAGAACTGTCCACGCCTCCGCTCATAGCAACAAGGACTCTCCCTTTAGACATGGCAAGAATCTCCTTCGTTGTTGTTCAGTGATCGCAGTCTAGCCACTACGACCTTTAATGCTTCAATAAAACCATCGACTTCTTCTTGAGTCGTGTCCCAACCTAGACTGACACGCAAACTGTTTTGCGCTTCCGCACGTGTTAAGCCCATCGCGAGCAACACAGGACTTGGCTCGGGATTTCCGCTGGAACAAGCAGCACCCGTAGAAACCGCATACCCTTTGATATCCAAAGACATCAACATGGTTTCGCCATCCACACCGTTTAAGACCAAAGAGCTTGTGTTCGGAAGACGTGCCGTCTCTCCTGCGGTGATCGTGACTTCTTCAATCTCAGAAAGAATTCTTTTTTCCATGTAGTCGCGAAGCTTCGTCAGCGTTTCCACTTTTTGTGGAATCAACGACGCTCTTTTTGCAACAACTCCCAACGCGCCAATACCCAAAGTATTTTCCGTGCCTCCACGACGATGTCTTTCTTGGCCACCACCATGAATCAAAGAGCTGACGTTATTACCTTTACGCGTGTAAAGAACGCCCGTTCCTTTGAGCGAGTAAAACTTGTGACCCGAAAAAGAAGCAAAGTCGACACCCAGCTCTTGGACATCCACTGGAATTTTTCCGAAACCTTGAACAGCATCGGTGTGAAACAAAGCGCCTTTTGTATGAGCCATCTCGGCCATGCGTTTGATCGGAAACAAAGTGCCGGTTTCATTGTTCGCCATCATCACGGATACGAGAGCTGTTTCTTCACTCAGGTGAGCTTGATAAAATTCTAGATCAATCTCTCCTTGGCGATTCACCGGGATGTAATCCACGCGCGCTCCCAAAGACTGCAAGTGCTGCATGGCTTTCATGATGCTTGGATGTTCTACTGTTGTCGTCATGTAGTGAGTGCGACGACGTTGTTCTGGAGTGAGGAATTGCGCTGTTTGATAGTAATCAAAAAGGCCTTTAAGTACGGTGTTGTTCGCTTCACTACCACCAGAAGTAAAAACAATTTCCAAAGGGCTTGCGTGAATCGCATCCGCCATAGCTTTACGTGCATCGCGAAGAATATTCTTCGGCATGCGACCACCCCAGTGAATGGAGCTAGGGTTTCCCCAAGCTTGCGCAAGTTCGGGCAAGGCTTCAAGGACCTCTTTGCACACAGGAGTTGTGGCGTTGTGGTCGAAATAATGAAAGACACGGCTTTGATTCATAAGTCCGGGGAAACTAGCATACTTCTTAAGTATTGAAAACTTCTAAGAATATTTGCGGTTTTGAGCCGTCTAATGCGTTAACAGAAGTGGAAATTCTACACCCCCTAAAGTGCTTTAAAAAGGGGCTTTTTCCAACCGAAGCTAGACTAGACCTCGGATTCTTAATGTTCTGGCCTAAAATTCCGATAAAACCCTAGATGAGTATTCATGCCTGGTTTGAACATTTTAAAGAGCAACTTCAAGGACTTACCGAATCTTTTGAACAAAGCGGTTCGCACCTAAGCCTGTTGGGTTATGCTTTGAAGGAACAACGCCTCAGCTCTGAGCTGTATTTAAACTGGGCACAGGATCACTACAAACTACCAAAACTTCAGTCACGATTTTTTACAGAGACTTCCGTTTCCCAGGAAATGTTCGCAAAGTGGGCGACCCATTACCCGTGGTCTGCGGAGTGTCTGCCTGTGGCGGAGTGGGATGGCTCACTCATCGTAGCTTGTCTTCAACCGCCACAGGATTTTCCTCAAACACCTTCGGCGATTTTAGTGCTGGCGCACTTTGACAGCCTAGAACAGGTTTGGGAACAGTTGCATCCTCGTGCGGCAGCAACACCTGCTGCGACCACGACGACTCCTGTCACCGCTTCACCTGCTGAAGAAGCCCCCGAAGGAATGGATTTTTCTGTCGCGACCGCCACCAAACAAGGTCCTAAAGACAGTTTTTCATTTGATGATTTAGCTGTCGCTGAAAATGAAAATGCAGCTCCAAGTTTAGAACCTCTTTCTTTGGATCAAAACACTTCAGAAGAAGGTCTAGACGGTTTGTTTGACGGCCCGACTGTGATTCGTCTTGAAGCTTTGTCGACAGCAGAGACTGCTTCGTCAGAAGCACCTGTTGCTGCAGAAACTTCTAGTGACTCTGTCGTCGTTGAATTTTCTGAAGACTCCGAGCCAAAAACTCAAGTGGAGGAAATAGCTTTAACTCCGGCAGCGGCATCTGCTCCCGTTGTTGAACCGCTTGTAGTGAAAGAAGAAAAAGCGCCGGTCGTGGCCGCTGTGAATGAAGCTTTGGGTGGTAAAAAAATCCCGCCACCTCCGCCGAAATCAGAGATGCCTCCTCCTTTTGAGGATAGCTTTGGTAATAAACCGATTCCAATCGTTCCCCGTCCTGCGGGTGTCGCGAAACCCACAATCAACCCTGTGGCTTCCGGGAATTTTGCTTTGGAAAGAATGAAAAAGAAAAATGCCGCGATCTTAAATGAAAGAGTGAAACAGATCTTAAGTGAGATGAAAGCGCATTTTGAAAAATCAATGATTTTGACATTGGATGAGCAGGAAACTCAAATGACAGCTTTTGCTTGGGATGAAAACTTCCAAGGCATGAAGGACACGTCGATGCGTTTCCCTCTACAAACTCCAAGTATTTTTAACATCGTGGCTTCGACGCAAAAGTCTTTCCACGGTTACATTTCTTTAAATGAAATCAACGAAAAATTCTTCGAAGACTGGAATCAGGGACGCATCCCCGACCACGTCACGATTTCCCCGATCATCATCAACGAAAAACTGGTAGGAATGCTAGTGGGCTTCGCTGAAAAAGCCGCCTACAACAAAGTCTCATTAACCTTAGCCGAAAAGCTCTCCATCGACTTCGTCAAAGGCCTCGCCGCCTAAAAGGTGCCTGCTTCTTTTTTGCCCTACACCGCATTATTTTTTTTGCCGCCCCTATTCATTTGCGTGAACTAAAGTTAAAATTTACCTATGAAAAAAGCCCTTTTAGTTATTGATCTGCAAGTTTGTTATCTGAAAATGAATGCAACCGAAGATGCGGCGATGAAAGCCATTTCAAAGGTCAATCAACTCACAGAGAAAGCAATGAAAGAAGATTTCGAGATCTTTTACATTCAGCACTTCTTTGATAAGGGCCCTGAAAAATGGGTTCTCAAGTGGTTCTTTAAGGGCGCTGGCTTACGCTCAGACCCCAACGCCATCTTTGATCCGCGTTTGGAAATTCGCAATTCTCAAATTCTTCAAAAGAATACAGAAAATACTTTTTTATCGACGGATCTTCATCGCATCCTGCAAGAAAAAGGCATTAACGAAATCCACATTGTTGGACAGGATGGCACAGCCTGCATTCAGGCAACAGCCTACGGAGCCCTCAAACTCGGCTATTCAGTGAAGATCGTGGATGAAGCTATCCTGAGTGGCTCTCCTAAAAAGTGGGCCAAGATCAAGGCCGACTTGATCACTCGTCCTCATTGCGAGTTGATTTAAGCCTTCCGGCTTACTATTTAAAACCAATTAAGAGT includes:
- the mnmA gene encoding tRNA 2-thiouridine(34) synthase MnmA is translated as MSKGRVLVAMSGGVDSSAAAALLVEQGYEVIGATMQVWDYSTCDIEEGNGTCCSSIDVDDARAVADRLGIPFYVLNCEAKFRAAVIDPFLKAYLEGQTPLPCVNCNTYLKFDHLVKKMRELECDYLATGHYAKIVYDENGKASIHTSTDDWKDQTYFLFTIDPELVPKLLFPVGDMKKPEVRAYSESRGLVTARKKDSQGICFVGNQGYQNFIKGQVDKTILASKKGLIKRYPAGEVMASHEGIHNFTIGQSKGLGMDHHEKLFVIKIDSADNTVWVGEESHLHALEVTVVDPKLLDEVQDGEVMSVKIRYQHKGSLAQVFKTETGYRLKFQEPQRAVTPGQAAVFYRNKQLVGGGWITL
- a CDS encoding cysteine desulfurase family protein; the protein is MNQSRVFHYFDHNATTPVCKEVLEALPELAQAWGNPSSIHWGGRMPKNILRDARKAMADAIHASPLEIVFTSGGSEANNTVLKGLFDYYQTAQFLTPEQRRRTHYMTTTVEHPSIMKAMQHLQSLGARVDYIPVNRQGEIDLEFYQAHLSEETALVSVMMANNETGTLFPIKRMAEMAHTKGALFHTDAVQGFGKIPVDVQELGVDFASFSGHKFYSLKGTGVLYTRKGNNVSSLIHGGGQERHRRGGTENTLGIGALGVVAKRASLIPQKVETLTKLRDYMEKRILSEIEEVTITAGETARLPNTSSLVLNGVDGETMLMSLDIKGYAVSTGAACSSGNPEPSPVLLAMGLTRAEAQNSLRVSLGWDTTQEEVDGFIEALKVVVARLRSLNNNEGDSCHV
- a CDS encoding cysteine hydrolase family protein — encoded protein: MKKALLVIDLQVCYLKMNATEDAAMKAISKVNQLTEKAMKEDFEIFYIQHFFDKGPEKWVLKWFFKGAGLRSDPNAIFDPRLEIRNSQILQKNTENTFLSTDLHRILQEKGINEIHIVGQDGTACIQATAYGALKLGYSVKIVDEAILSGSPKKWAKIKADLITRPHCELI